TGGCGCTCTACGGCCCGCTGATCCCTTTCAGTGCCACGTTTTTCGTGTTCAGCGACTACCTCAAACCCTCTGCCCGGATCGCGGCACTGAGCGGAATTCAGCACTTTTTCATCTGGACGCACGACAGCATCGGCGTGGGCGAAGACGGCCCGACCCACCAGCCGATCGAGCACTTGAGCCAGTTTAGAGCATTGCCGAATTTTTACGTGTACCGTCCGGCGGACGGAAATGAAAACGTCAAGTGCTGGCAGAAAGCGCTCCAGATGAAAAACGCCCCCTCGGCGTTCGTCTGCTCCCGCCAGAACCTTCCCCTTCTCCCTTCTGCGGCAAAAGGCGAGGTCGCCAACGGCGGGTATTTGCTGGTCGAAAAACCGAACGCGACGGTAACGCTCATGGCGTCGGGCTCGGAAGTAGGGCTTGCACTTGAGACCGCGCAGCTGCTCGAAGCCAAAGGGACCGCCGCCAACGTCGTGAGCGTCCCGTGTTTCGATCTGCTGCTTGAACAGCCGCAGAGCTACGTCGAGTCGATCATCAAACCTTCGACCAAAAAAGTGGCGATCGAAGCAGCCCGCGGGCTCGAATGGTACCGTTTTGCCGACACCGTCGTCGGAATGGAAAGTTTCGGCGCCAGCGCGCCGGCCGATAAGTTGTTCGAACGGTTCGGGTTCAGCGCGCAGGCGATCGCTTCGAAAATCTGATGCACGATTCACCCGAATATCTAGAGAAAAAACGTTTTTTCGATTCGCTGGTGACCCTGTACGGCCGCAATGTGGCCGTAGAGGTGCTTCGTGACCAATCGGTCGAAATCCACAAACTGCATCTTTCCAAAAGCAACCGGATCGACGAAACGATACAAGAAATCGTCGATTTGGCCGAAATGCGGGGCGTTGAGATCAAATACCATACGAAAGAGGCGTTGTCGCGCATCTCGAAAAACAGCGCACAGGATCAGGGAGTCGCCCTGGACGTCAAGGCGCTCAATTACCGCAGCGCCGCGCAGATCGGCAGCGATTTTCCCGGAGCGTTCCGCCTGCTGGCCCTCGATGGGATCAACAACCCCCAAAATCTGGGGATGATCATCCGCTCCGCCGCCGCAAGCCGGATTGACGGCATCGTGCTGCCCAAGAAAAACTCGACCAGGCTCTCCCCTTTGGTGATGAAAGCGAGCGCGGGGACATTGTTCAAAATCCCGATCTACTACTGCGATACGCTCAGCGAGATACTGGGATTGGAAGAGACGGCGTTCATCACCCTTTCATCCCACGCGCGCGACGATATCCATTCCCTGAAAATCCCCTCACGTGCCGTTTTTGTGCTGGGGAACGAATCCGAAGGGGTCAGCGATGCGGTCATGCGGGCGTCGACCCACAGCGTAAGCATTCCGATGCACCGCGGGGTCGAGTCTCTCAACGTCGCCGTGACGGCGGGAATCGTCAGTTTTCTACCATAAGGCAATACGGTCGCTCAATCGCGTCAATGACTTCACCCACACTCATATGGCGGCTTTTGCGCAAGAATTCCCGCCCCTGAAAGAAAATCAAAACGGTCGGAATGGCGAAGACGCTAAAATGGGATGCGATTTCGGGTGTTTCGGAGATGTCGATACTCTCAATGATGAACGTAGGGAAGTGTTCCATAACGGCTTCGGTCAGTTTGGGTTTGAGGGCATGGCAGACGTTGCATCCGGGTGCGCTGAAGTAGAGCATGACCGCATCGTTCGTGTTTAGGGTATGGCTGATCGTATCAAGTGTTTGCATGAGGGGATTATAATGAAATTTTTCCGCGCTTACGTTGAAATAACCAACATCTGCGGTCTCTCGTGCAGCTTCTGTCCTCCCAGAAAACAGCCGAATACGACGATGCCCCTGCCGTTTTTCCGGCAGGTTGTGGATCAGCTCAGAGACTACACCGACGAAATCGCTTTGCACGTCATGGGGGATCCGATGGTGTTGTCCAACCTCGACGCCTATTTGGACGAAGCACACGCGCAGGGGCTCAGGGTGATGATCACGACGAGCGGATTTTATCTGAGCCCGGAACGGCGTTTCATGCTCTTGCATCCGTCGATCCGCCAGGTAAACGTATCGCTCAACAGTTTCGACAAAAACGGTGCCGGACGGAGCTTTGAGGAATATTTGGAACCGATTTTGGCCCTGTGCGATGAAAAAGTGGACAGAAAAACCGATGCGTTCATCAACCTGAGGCTTTGGAATCTGGCAGGGGCGGAAGGCGACGAGGCTTTCAATGATCGGTTGTTTGCAAGGCTCGAAGAGCATTTCCGTCTGGAAACCGGCTACATCCGTTCACATGCGAGCGGAGAACGCCAGGGGATTCGGGTAGCCCCGAAAGTGCTGATCCATTTCGACCGCTATTTCGAGTGGCCGAATCTGCGTAATCCCGATGCGGGAGACGGTTATTGCCACGGCCTGCGTTCCCAGATCGGGGTATTGGCGGACGGTCGTGTCGTCCCCTGTTGCCTGGATGGGGAGGGGGTGATCGATTTGGGTAACCTGCACGAGACAAATTTGGATAGAATTCTCTCATCGAAACGCGCCGAAGCGATTGTGGCGGGGTTCGAGGGCGGGAAAGCCGTGGAAGAGCTGTGCCGAAAGTGCACCTACAAAAAACGATTTGACAAGGAGTCAACATGATTGAAAACCTGCTGGAATCGATCAACAATCGTGTCGCTCTGTACAACGAGGGGATTGACGAAAACGTCCATATCTACGAAATCGCAATCCTCCTTAAAAACCTTCACGACGAAGACGAAGAACTTTATACCCAGACGCTGGAGACCCTTCCCAAAGAGATTTTGGCCGAAGTCCTTTTGGAAATGCCTCAGCAGCACATGGAAGAAGCTTACGAACAGTTGGGGGCCGAAGGGCTGGCCAACCTGG
The window above is part of the Campylobacterota bacterium genome. Proteins encoded here:
- a CDS encoding RNA methyltransferase, with translation MHDSPEYLEKKRFFDSLVTLYGRNVAVEVLRDQSVEIHKLHLSKSNRIDETIQEIVDLAEMRGVEIKYHTKEALSRISKNSAQDQGVALDVKALNYRSAAQIGSDFPGAFRLLALDGINNPQNLGMIIRSAAASRIDGIVLPKKNSTRLSPLVMKASAGTLFKIPIYYCDTLSEILGLEETAFITLSSHARDDIHSLKIPSRAVFVLGNESEGVSDAVMRASTHSVSIPMHRGVESLNVAVTAGIVSFLP
- a CDS encoding thioredoxin family protein, translated to MQTLDTISHTLNTNDAVMLYFSAPGCNVCHALKPKLTEAVMEHFPTFIIESIDISETPEIASHFSVFAIPTVLIFFQGREFLRKSRHMSVGEVIDAIERPYCLMVEN
- a CDS encoding radical SAM protein, which produces MKFFRAYVEITNICGLSCSFCPPRKQPNTTMPLPFFRQVVDQLRDYTDEIALHVMGDPMVLSNLDAYLDEAHAQGLRVMITTSGFYLSPERRFMLLHPSIRQVNVSLNSFDKNGAGRSFEEYLEPILALCDEKVDRKTDAFINLRLWNLAGAEGDEAFNDRLFARLEEHFRLETGYIRSHASGERQGIRVAPKVLIHFDRYFEWPNLRNPDAGDGYCHGLRSQIGVLADGRVVPCCLDGEGVIDLGNLHETNLDRILSSKRAEAIVAGFEGGKAVEELCRKCTYKKRFDKEST